One Gloeothece verrucosa PCC 7822 DNA window includes the following coding sequences:
- a CDS encoding chemotaxis protein CheB, producing MNNLKPDQEQNEPLKLAKTNFDLIALAASAGGIKALSEVISQLPADFPVAVIVLQHLDRHYRSFLPEILKRRTHLPVKQAEEGELLQPGYIYIAPSNYHLLVNPDGKLSLNQAALVHFVRPSADVLFNSIATNYQTRAIAVVLTGTGQDGSLGVQTIKNMGGIVIAQDQETSEFFGMPKAAIATGKVDFVLPLSKISEMLISLVMQKPKNIK from the coding sequence GTGAACAATTTGAAGCCAGATCAAGAACAAAACGAGCCGCTAAAGTTGGCTAAGACAAACTTTGATCTGATTGCTTTAGCCGCCTCAGCCGGAGGAATAAAAGCACTTTCAGAAGTAATTTCTCAACTGCCGGCTGATTTTCCAGTGGCGGTTATCGTCTTGCAACATTTAGATCGTCACTATCGCAGTTTTCTACCGGAAATCTTGAAACGGCGTACTCATTTACCAGTCAAGCAAGCTGAGGAAGGAGAGCTTCTTCAACCAGGATATATCTATATCGCCCCATCTAATTATCATTTATTGGTCAACCCTGATGGGAAACTCTCCCTTAATCAAGCCGCCTTAGTACATTTTGTGCGCCCCTCTGCGGATGTTCTGTTTAATTCCATCGCCACGAATTATCAAACGCGAGCGATCGCGGTTGTTCTCACCGGCACCGGCCAAGATGGTTCTCTAGGAGTCCAAACCATCAAGAACATGGGCGGGATAGTGATCGCTCAAGACCAGGAAACCTCTGAATTTTTTGGGATGCCCAAGGCGGCCATTGCCACTGGAAAAGTTGATTTTGTTCTGCCTTTATCTAAAATTAGTGAGATGCTCATTTCGTTAGTGATGCAAAAGCCAAAAAATATAAAATAA
- a CDS encoding inositol monophosphatase family protein, producing the protein MSQNIDPLEEKVKLAHQLADVSGEIICRYFRQPSLPVETKLGQVSSIVTIADCQAEEAMVEMILAEAPEDGIIREEGEDIPSRSGKAWVLDPIDGTSSFVKGLPIFGTLIGLVDLECNRPLLGVVNQPVLQQRWLGVQGQPTYYNGQLVVNPYRDDRYGNLADACLTSTTPLMFISDEQQQVAQKLRQVCQRTAFGGDCYNYVALASGWSAMPMIILEADLHFYDFCAIVPIVQGAGGVITDWSGNSLISESTEVIAASNQFLLRQALKIIKNI; encoded by the coding sequence ATGAGTCAGAATATTGATCCATTAGAAGAAAAAGTTAAGTTAGCTCATCAATTGGCTGATGTTTCTGGAGAGATTATTTGCCGCTATTTTAGACAACCCTCTTTACCGGTAGAAACTAAGTTAGGGCAAGTTTCTTCTATTGTTACCATTGCTGATTGCCAAGCTGAAGAGGCGATGGTTGAGATGATCTTAGCCGAGGCTCCCGAAGATGGTATTATTCGCGAAGAAGGTGAAGATATTCCCTCTCGTAGCGGCAAAGCTTGGGTACTCGATCCTATTGATGGCACTTCTTCTTTTGTCAAAGGGTTGCCGATTTTTGGGACTTTAATTGGTTTAGTGGACCTTGAATGTAATCGGCCTTTGCTCGGTGTGGTTAATCAGCCGGTTCTACAACAGAGGTGGTTGGGTGTACAGGGACAACCCACTTATTATAATGGTCAACTTGTGGTCAATCCTTATCGGGATGATCGCTATGGAAATTTAGCTGACGCTTGTCTGACTTCTACCACTCCTTTAATGTTTATCAGCGATGAACAACAACAAGTGGCCCAAAAATTACGGCAAGTCTGTCAACGGACGGCTTTTGGCGGTGACTGTTATAATTACGTGGCTTTAGCTTCTGGTTGGTCTGCTATGCCTATGATTATTTTAGAGGCTGATTTGCATTTTTATGATTTTTGTGCTATAGTGCCCATCGTCCAAGGAGCAGGGGGAGTCATTACTGATTGGTCAGGAAATTCTTTGATCAGTGAATCTACTGAAGTGATCGCCGCTTCCAACCAATTTTTATTAAGACAAGCTTTAAAAATCATTAAAAATATTTAA
- the hisB gene encoding imidazoleglycerol-phosphate dehydratase HisB → MQTRNLQVPDSENAITTIAGRSATVSRTTKETDVQVSLNLDGQGNCCAATGIPFLDHMIHQIASHGLIDLEVRATGDLEIDDHHTNEDVGITLGQALFKALGDRKGISRFGHFIAPLDEALIQVALDFSGRPHLSYGLQIPGQRVGTYDTELVREFFVALVNHTQMTLHIRQLDGINSHHIIEATFKAFARAMRMAIEIDPRRADAIPSSKGVL, encoded by the coding sequence ATGCAAACCCGTAACCTGCAAGTCCCTGATTCTGAAAACGCCATCACCACAATAGCCGGGCGAAGTGCCACTGTTAGCCGCACCACCAAAGAAACAGATGTACAAGTCAGCTTAAACTTAGACGGCCAGGGAAATTGCTGTGCAGCAACCGGAATACCTTTTTTAGACCACATGATCCATCAAATCGCCTCTCACGGATTAATTGACTTAGAAGTGAGAGCAACAGGAGACTTAGAAATCGATGACCATCATACCAATGAAGATGTAGGAATAACATTAGGACAAGCACTGTTTAAAGCATTAGGTGATCGCAAAGGAATTAGTCGTTTTGGTCATTTTATCGCGCCTTTAGATGAAGCTTTAATCCAAGTGGCCTTAGACTTTTCAGGACGGCCTCATCTGAGTTATGGGTTACAAATTCCGGGCCAGCGCGTCGGCACTTATGACACCGAGTTAGTGAGAGAATTTTTTGTCGCCCTAGTCAATCATACTCAAATGACTTTACACATACGACAGTTAGACGGAATCAACTCTCATCATATTATTGAAGCAACTTTTAAAGCCTTTGCCAGAGCAATGCGAATGGCCATAGAAATCGATCCTCGTCGTGCAGATGCTATTCCCAGTTCCAAGGGGGTTTTGTAA
- a CDS encoding Uma2 family endonuclease yields the protein MSQLKTVIPTDTWFNTTWQDYLEILEPIEGEKGKSYYYKGKSRLEMSPLGNDHGRDHLIIIIAVSLFASLRGIPINGTDNCTYRKTGTHQMQPDVSYYIGDKANIIPWGTSIVDLDVYPPPDLVIEVANTSLADDKGEKRLLYEDLNIQEYWIVDVQNLEIIAFKIVDGGSKRITDSQVLPGLAMSLLEETLQRTRHNDQSQVINGFLSQLR from the coding sequence ATGAGTCAATTAAAAACGGTTATCCCTACAGATACCTGGTTCAACACCACTTGGCAAGACTATCTAGAAATTCTTGAACCAATCGAAGGAGAAAAGGGGAAATCTTATTATTACAAAGGAAAATCTAGGCTAGAAATGTCACCGTTAGGCAATGATCATGGAAGAGATCATCTAATTATTATTATTGCTGTTAGCCTGTTTGCCAGTTTGCGAGGCATTCCTATTAATGGTACGGATAACTGTACCTACCGAAAAACGGGAACCCATCAGATGCAGCCTGATGTATCTTATTACATTGGGGATAAAGCTAATATAATCCCTTGGGGCACTTCCATTGTCGATTTAGATGTTTATCCCCCACCGGATTTAGTGATCGAGGTGGCGAATACTTCTCTTGCTGATGATAAAGGAGAAAAGCGGCTCTTATATGAAGATTTAAACATACAAGAATATTGGATCGTCGATGTTCAAAATTTAGAAATTATTGCTTTTAAAATTGTGGATGGAGGTAGTAAGCGAATCACGGATTCTCAAGTTTTGCCGGGTTTAGCGATGTCTCTGTTAGAAGAAACTTTACAGCGCACACGTCACAATGATCAAAGTCAGGTGATTAATGGGTTTTTATCTCAATTACGTTAA
- the hisC gene encoding histidinol-phosphate transaminase — MLPTRDCVFQTPGYVPGEQPQTTDFIKLNTNENPYPPPSEIFEVLQGELSKVRLYPDPVSTQLRKAAARVFGVSHEQILAGNGSDDILNIALRTFVNPGETVAFLDLTYSLYETITRVHGAAIKTFPTNEKFELDRPLICPEAKLIFLASPNPPVGQHLNRDYLEETCQKAAGVVLIDEAYVDFSAENHLDFLAKYDNVIISRTMSKSYSLAGMRVGFGIASIPIIEQMDKVRDSYNLDRLAQALGTAAFESYQYFQQVWAKVCQTRERLIKSLKELGFFVFDSDSNFVLASAEWIAASELYSQLKDQKVLVRYFKHPRISNYVRISIGTDEEIDRLLEAITQIKMSH; from the coding sequence ATATTACCTACAAGAGACTGTGTTTTTCAAACCCCCGGCTATGTCCCCGGAGAACAACCCCAAACCACTGATTTTATTAAATTAAATACTAATGAGAATCCTTATCCTCCCCCGTCAGAAATTTTTGAGGTTTTACAAGGTGAGTTATCGAAAGTAAGACTTTATCCCGATCCGGTTTCTACTCAATTACGCAAAGCCGCCGCTCGAGTTTTTGGCGTATCTCATGAACAAATTTTGGCAGGTAATGGTTCTGATGATATTCTCAATATTGCTCTACGAACGTTTGTTAATCCTGGGGAAACGGTGGCTTTTTTAGATTTAACTTATTCGTTATATGAAACCATTACTCGGGTTCATGGTGCTGCTATTAAAACATTTCCTACTAATGAAAAATTTGAATTAGATCGTCCTCTCATTTGTCCCGAGGCAAAATTAATTTTTCTCGCTTCTCCTAATCCTCCAGTGGGTCAACATTTAAACCGAGATTATCTGGAAGAAACTTGTCAAAAAGCGGCAGGCGTTGTTTTAATTGATGAAGCTTATGTAGATTTTTCGGCTGAGAATCATCTCGATTTTTTGGCAAAATATGACAATGTGATTATCTCTCGTACTATGTCAAAGAGTTATAGTTTGGCGGGAATGCGCGTAGGATTTGGCATCGCTTCAATTCCGATTATTGAACAAATGGATAAGGTACGAGATTCTTATAATTTAGATCGTCTTGCTCAAGCTTTAGGAACAGCCGCCTTTGAATCTTATCAGTATTTCCAGCAAGTTTGGGCGAAGGTTTGTCAAACGCGAGAAAGGTTAATCAAATCTCTTAAAGAATTAGGCTTTTTTGTGTTTGACTCAGACTCAAATTTTGTTTTAGCTTCTGCTGAATGGATAGCCGCATCGGAGTTATATAGTCAACTGAAAGACCAAAAAGTTTTGGTCAGATATTTTAAGCATCCCCGTATTAGTAATTATGTCAGAATTTCTATCGGCACTGATGAAGAGATAGACCGTTTGTTAGAAGCCATCACTCAAATTAAAATGAGTCATTAG
- a CDS encoding NF041680 family putative transposase, translating into MKNQETEKAIKEFRRWRENLFNGLKARKESLIELIDALSSNQQATSVVELSLNPLFRRNYNSLYKGIQEFFPYQTEDTEDEYLKQIKDLLKAVSLTIPLSQSRHFNLFAIDTTPYQRPYSPVLADKKFIHYPNPIKGNKPINIGHTYSVICALPDPTITGNKPWAVPLSGERVPSNDKAANVGNKQLKEIFESSSFSRQELSVLVADNFYSQRDFIGEQVNYKNLVTITRVRSNRVFYRQFIEKITTQKKSGHPRWYGDKFDLKDENTWTQPNEVTQCVFTTKTGRQLTTTISAWKQMLMRGNKNYKMNSYPFTLLQILITDEVNNAVWQPMWLIVIGSRREELSLIDCYQSYRQRYDIEHFFRFSKQKLLMTAYSTPDVRHEENWFKLTLLAYVNLWAARKLAVVLPRPWEQYLKTNELIKISPSLVQRDFERIISTLGTFASSPKRRGYSSGRIKGYKQVPRTRHQVIKKRQKNKLNK; encoded by the coding sequence ATGAAAAATCAAGAAACTGAAAAGGCAATTAAAGAGTTTCGTCGTTGGAGGGAAAATCTTTTTAATGGGCTTAAAGCCAGAAAAGAGTCTCTCATAGAGTTGATAGATGCACTCTCCAGTAATCAACAAGCAACATCAGTAGTGGAATTATCTCTTAATCCCTTGTTTAGACGAAATTATAACAGTTTATATAAAGGAATTCAAGAATTTTTTCCTTATCAAACTGAGGATACTGAGGATGAATACTTAAAACAAATTAAAGATTTACTCAAGGCAGTTTCTCTTACTATACCATTATCTCAATCCCGACATTTTAACTTATTTGCAATAGATACAACTCCTTATCAACGACCGTATTCACCGGTATTAGCTGATAAAAAATTTATCCATTATCCTAATCCTATTAAAGGAAATAAACCCATAAATATTGGACATACTTACTCAGTTATCTGCGCTTTACCTGACCCAACAATAACAGGTAATAAGCCTTGGGCAGTTCCTTTATCAGGAGAAAGAGTACCGAGTAACGATAAAGCAGCGAATGTGGGCAATAAACAACTTAAAGAAATTTTTGAAAGCTCTTCGTTTTCAAGACAAGAGTTATCAGTTTTAGTCGCTGATAATTTTTATAGTCAACGAGATTTTATCGGCGAACAAGTCAATTATAAAAACTTAGTTACTATTACGCGAGTCAGAAGTAATCGGGTTTTTTATAGACAATTTATTGAGAAAATAACTACTCAAAAAAAGTCGGGACATCCCCGTTGGTACGGGGATAAATTTGACCTAAAAGATGAGAACACTTGGACTCAACCCAATGAAGTTACTCAATGCGTCTTTACTACTAAAACAGGTCGTCAACTGACCACTACAATTTCCGCATGGAAACAGATGTTAATGAGAGGAAATAAAAATTATAAAATGAACAGTTATCCTTTTACTTTACTACAAATTCTCATCACTGATGAAGTTAATAATGCTGTTTGGCAGCCTATGTGGCTTATAGTCATCGGTTCTCGCCGTGAAGAGTTAAGTCTGATTGATTGCTATCAATCTTACCGACAACGTTATGATATTGAACATTTTTTCAGATTTAGTAAACAGAAATTATTAATGACAGCCTATTCTACTCCCGATGTAAGGCACGAAGAAAACTGGTTCAAATTAACACTATTGGCTTATGTAAATTTATGGGCGGCTAGAAAATTAGCTGTTGTTTTGCCCCGCCCTTGGGAACAGTATTTAAAAACCAATGAATTAATTAAAATTTCTCCTAGTTTAGTTCAAAGAGATTTTGAGCGAATAATTTCAACATTGGGCACATTTGCCTCTTCTCCCAAACGTCGGGGTTATTCCTCTGGACGTATTAAAGGTTATAAACAAGTCCCACGAACTCGCCATCAAGTTATCAAAAAAAGACAAAAAAATAAACTGAACAAGTAA
- a CDS encoding MGDG synthase family glycosyltransferase codes for MTKILILYSSLGDGHLNAAKALYEAFSQNPEVEVRIEDALDYASALYRNTIIQLYKQLSEKVPLLYRAYYEGTDTTDLETSLDDNLSVAKLERLFFNKLEQLVIEFAPDAIVSVQQIPGRLIQLVEEKNQLAIPHYVVITDVIAHSSWLNYGINAYFIPSQLTANVLIQRGADPSLFQVTGIPVKLEIIKPKTQAEVRLKHNLPLNTPVVTVFGGGLNSKRVRTMVSELLSLLSEAMIIVAAGRNETLLEVLEDLEETEQVQLRKLGLIDYVDDLIVASDLIITKAGGLITSEILARNTPMIIVDPIPGQEEQNADVITIAGAGIQLRLIEMVGPAVEYLLKDRERLAQMRQVAEKVGQPRAALNIAEYILNNIVSQTVSEVSLINVETVQNSELSIQT; via the coding sequence ATGACAAAAATCCTGATTCTCTATTCTTCGTTAGGAGACGGACACCTCAATGCCGCTAAAGCATTATATGAGGCTTTTTCCCAAAATCCAGAAGTAGAAGTCCGTATTGAAGATGCTTTAGATTATGCGAGCGCTCTTTATCGTAATACCATTATTCAACTTTATAAACAGTTAAGTGAAAAAGTTCCTCTTTTGTATAGAGCTTATTATGAAGGTACAGATACCACTGATTTAGAAACCTCTTTGGATGATAATCTCTCCGTCGCTAAACTCGAACGCCTCTTTTTTAATAAATTAGAACAATTAGTCATCGAATTTGCCCCAGATGCCATTGTTTCTGTACAACAAATTCCCGGACGATTAATTCAATTAGTAGAAGAAAAAAATCAACTCGCCATCCCCCATTATGTCGTGATTACTGATGTTATTGCCCACAGTAGTTGGCTTAATTATGGCATAAATGCTTATTTCATTCCCAGTCAATTAACCGCTAATGTTTTGATTCAACGGGGTGCAGATCCCTCTCTATTTCAGGTAACCGGTATTCCGGTCAAATTAGAGATTATCAAACCCAAAACCCAAGCTGAGGTAAGATTAAAACATAATCTGCCGCTAAACACTCCTGTGGTCACTGTCTTTGGTGGTGGACTCAATTCTAAACGAGTTCGCACGATGGTGTCAGAATTGCTGAGTCTGCTTTCAGAAGCAATGATTATAGTCGCCGCAGGACGAAATGAAACCTTACTCGAAGTATTAGAAGATCTTGAGGAAACCGAACAGGTTCAACTGCGAAAATTAGGACTTATTGACTATGTTGATGATTTAATTGTGGCCAGTGATTTAATTATTACTAAAGCCGGGGGACTCATTACCAGCGAGATCCTCGCTAGAAATACACCGATGATCATTGTTGATCCTATTCCAGGACAAGAAGAACAAAATGCTGATGTGATCACGATTGCCGGTGCAGGAATACAATTAAGATTGATAGAAATGGTAGGGCCTGCTGTGGAGTATTTACTCAAAGACAGAGAACGTCTAGCACAAATGCGTCAAGTGGCCGAAAAAGTAGGTCAACCTCGGGCGGCCCTTAATATTGCTGAATATATTCTCAATAATATTGTTTCTCAGACCGTTTCTGAAGTATCATTAATAAATGTAGAAACGGTTCAAAATTCAGAATTATCAATTCAAACTTAA
- a CDS encoding glycoside hydrolase family 1 protein yields the protein MLTSIETQPFLWGVATSAYQSEGGYNGIDQPKNNWYESEHKGRVMVTGQAADFWTRYEEDFKTCQQMGLNSFRIGIEWARIQPSTVAKRSQAPDFDQQAINTYAKIIATCRHYGLEPIVTLHHFTHPAWLGLDAWLSQRTIDHFINFVQVSITEINRLLIDHYQVSPIHLFITINEPNILVTNSFLRADFPAKTRGIKAVLKAYNNILLAHVRAYNSIHNIYQSQGWPTPQVSLNTYCSDLYWLEKVIWDLLSVKKNQIKLAELKDYFDSQAQDLEISLSKAKLPFRRDLPYYLGRLVRRAAKSLGYYLFDPKYFKTLLVELEKSPYPDVFDYLAIDYYDPFIAHTFRLPFFSDFEFQTKDFRGWLMSGITSKWWDWRSLPEGLHFFCKYYSEQYKNKPILIAENGMALRRKFDNSIATKRPDQMSRSEFIKIHLEQVKRLFDEGVSLMGYIHWSLTDNYEWGSYTPRFGLFSLDFMEGTKRLEVDHLGDRPSQTYAELIQKAKQALKNQDRI from the coding sequence ATGTTAACATCCATCGAGACTCAACCCTTTCTCTGGGGAGTAGCGACTTCTGCTTATCAAAGTGAAGGCGGCTACAATGGAATAGATCAACCAAAAAACAATTGGTATGAAAGTGAACACAAAGGTCGAGTCATGGTGACTGGACAGGCGGCAGATTTTTGGACTCGTTATGAAGAAGATTTTAAAACCTGTCAACAGATGGGACTCAATAGCTTTCGTATCGGAATAGAATGGGCCCGCATTCAACCTTCAACAGTGGCTAAACGTTCCCAAGCTCCAGATTTTGACCAACAAGCCATTAATACCTATGCTAAAATAATTGCAACCTGTCGTCATTATGGACTAGAACCGATAGTCACGCTTCATCATTTTACCCACCCGGCTTGGTTGGGGTTAGATGCTTGGCTGAGTCAACGTACCATCGATCATTTTATCAATTTTGTTCAAGTCAGTATTACAGAAATTAATCGACTCCTAATCGATCATTATCAAGTCTCACCAATTCATTTATTTATTACTATAAATGAACCAAATATTTTAGTAACAAACTCTTTTTTAAGAGCCGATTTTCCGGCAAAAACTAGAGGCATTAAAGCAGTTTTAAAAGCTTATAATAATATTTTGCTGGCTCATGTGAGGGCTTATAATTCTATTCATAATATTTATCAGTCACAAGGCTGGCCAACTCCGCAAGTTTCTTTGAATACTTATTGTAGTGATTTATATTGGCTAGAAAAAGTTATTTGGGATTTACTCAGCGTCAAAAAAAATCAGATAAAATTGGCAGAACTCAAAGATTATTTTGACAGCCAAGCCCAAGATTTAGAAATTTCTCTCTCTAAAGCTAAGTTGCCCTTTCGTCGTGACCTCCCTTACTATTTAGGGCGTTTAGTTCGTCGAGCCGCCAAAAGTTTAGGCTATTATCTATTTGACCCTAAATATTTTAAAACACTTTTAGTAGAATTAGAAAAATCTCCCTATCCTGATGTATTTGATTATCTAGCCATTGATTATTACGATCCTTTCATTGCTCATACTTTTCGCTTGCCTTTTTTCTCGGATTTCGAGTTTCAAACCAAAGATTTTCGCGGCTGGCTCATGAGTGGAATTACCAGTAAATGGTGGGATTGGCGTTCTCTCCCTGAAGGCTTACATTTTTTCTGTAAATATTATTCAGAACAGTATAAAAACAAACCTATTCTCATTGCTGAAAATGGCATGGCCTTGCGTCGCAAATTTGATAATAGTATTGCGACAAAAAGACCCGATCAAATGTCGAGAAGTGAGTTTATCAAAATCCATTTAGAACAGGTTAAACGCTTATTTGATGAGGGAGTTTCTTTAATGGGTTATATCCACTGGTCACTCACAGATAATTATGAATGGGGGTCTTATACCCCTCGCTTTGGACTATTTAGCCTTGATTTTATGGAGGGAACAAAACGTCTTGAAGTGGATCATTTAGGGGATCGCCCTTCTCAAACTTATGCTGAATTGATACAGAAAGCCAAACAAGCACTTAAAAATCAAGACAGGATATAA
- a CDS encoding CPP1-like family protein yields the protein MSEQNPYQQLGVTEDASFEEIQEAKQRLLQQYADDSKLRDSIEAAYDAIIMERLRLRQEGKIKVPERIRFPEREKPAEPQLSFNSLPINASPSWLQQFIDTPSSTDILLATGVFLALAGITVVIQDSQGSLVSLLLTLGIFANVYFLNRKEQKFWRSVLITLVGLVVGIAIGSGLAALLKSLPIDNQQLYAVATFCIFWLCSSFLR from the coding sequence ATGAGCGAGCAAAATCCCTATCAACAACTAGGGGTAACAGAAGATGCTTCTTTTGAAGAGATCCAAGAGGCTAAACAGCGCTTGTTACAACAATATGCTGATGATAGTAAACTCCGCGACAGCATCGAAGCGGCTTACGATGCTATTATTATGGAGCGCCTCAGACTACGGCAAGAAGGCAAAATTAAAGTTCCTGAGCGAATTCGTTTTCCGGAGCGTGAAAAACCTGCCGAACCCCAGCTATCTTTCAATTCATTACCGATTAATGCCTCTCCATCCTGGCTACAACAGTTTATTGATACACCCTCGTCAACCGATATTTTGTTGGCTACAGGTGTGTTTTTAGCTTTAGCGGGAATTACGGTGGTGATTCAAGATTCACAAGGATCTTTAGTTTCTCTGCTGCTAACTTTGGGAATTTTTGCTAACGTTTATTTTCTCAACCGTAAAGAGCAAAAATTTTGGCGTTCGGTTTTAATTACTTTGGTTGGGTTAGTCGTAGGGATCGCTATAGGATCAGGTTTAGCGGCTTTGCTAAAGAGTCTTCCCATAGATAATCAACAATTATATGCTGTAGCGACCTTTTGTATATTTTGGTTATGCAGCAGCTTTTTGCGCTAA
- a CDS encoding NAD(P)H-quinone oxidoreductase subunit 5, translating into MESLYSYAWLIPVLPLIGAVIVGSGLISLNQATNRLRQLNAVLIVSLSGAAMVLSFALLWSQIHGHAPYTRSFDWAAAGNFHLKMGYVIDHLSALMLVIVTTVAFLVMIYTDGYMAHDPGYVRFYSYLSIFASSMLGLVISPNLVQVYIFWELVGMCSYLLVGFWFDRKSAADAAQKAFVTNRVGDFGLLLGMLGLYWATNSFDFQIMGDRLEELVSTGSLSGALAALFAILVFLGPVAKSAQFPLHVWLPDAMEGPTPISALIHAATMVAAGVFLIARMYPVFDHIPIAMTVIAWTGAFTAFLGASIALTQNDIKKGLAYSTISQLGYMVMAMGIGGYTAGLFHLMTHAYFKAMLFLDSGSVIHGMEGVVGHDPIVAQDMRVMGGLRKYMPITALTFLIGNLAICGIPPFAGFWSKDEILHLAFEANPALWLVGWLTAGLTAFYMFRMYFMTFEGEFRGNNMALRKFVAVNRGFAPAQPVFGPGAMDVKELDHDTDEQDHEQDHDHGHGHSHSPHESPLTMTLPLMILAVPSTLIGLVGKPWENYFEGFIYPPGEVIEEAAHHFDWNEFYIMGGSSVGIALIGITLASLMYLHKKIDPATIVLKFPSLYKLSLNKWYFDDIYDRLFVQGSRRLARQIMEVDYRVIDGAVNLTGLATIISGEGLKYLENGRAQFYALIVFAAVLGFVIVFSVV; encoded by the coding sequence ATGGAATCACTCTATAGTTATGCCTGGCTGATCCCTGTTCTCCCTCTAATTGGGGCAGTAATCGTCGGCAGTGGGTTAATTTCTCTCAATCAAGCGACTAACCGTCTTCGGCAACTCAACGCGGTTTTGATAGTGTCTTTATCAGGTGCGGCAATGGTGCTATCTTTTGCGCTGTTGTGGAGCCAGATTCACGGTCATGCGCCTTATACTCGCTCCTTCGATTGGGCAGCAGCCGGCAATTTTCACCTGAAAATGGGTTATGTGATCGACCATCTCAGCGCCCTAATGTTAGTGATCGTCACTACAGTAGCTTTTCTGGTGATGATCTACACCGACGGATATATGGCCCACGACCCCGGTTATGTCCGTTTTTATTCCTATTTGAGTATATTTGCCTCTTCTATGTTGGGTCTGGTCATCAGTCCTAACTTAGTGCAAGTTTACATCTTTTGGGAATTGGTGGGAATGTGTTCCTACCTGTTAGTCGGGTTCTGGTTTGACCGCAAATCAGCCGCCGATGCGGCTCAAAAAGCCTTTGTGACTAACCGCGTGGGTGACTTCGGCCTGCTGTTGGGAATGCTCGGATTATACTGGGCGACCAATAGCTTTGATTTTCAAATCATGGGCGATCGCCTAGAAGAATTAGTCTCCACTGGGAGCTTAAGCGGGGCTTTAGCGGCTTTATTCGCGATTTTAGTGTTCCTTGGGCCTGTGGCTAAATCGGCTCAGTTTCCCCTTCATGTGTGGCTGCCGGATGCGATGGAAGGCCCCACACCGATCTCCGCTCTCATTCACGCGGCAACAATGGTAGCCGCCGGGGTATTTTTAATCGCCCGGATGTATCCGGTTTTTGATCACATTCCCATCGCGATGACGGTGATCGCCTGGACAGGGGCGTTTACTGCCTTCTTAGGAGCAAGCATCGCTCTGACTCAAAATGACATCAAAAAAGGTTTAGCTTATTCCACCATTTCCCAATTAGGTTATATGGTGATGGCTATGGGAATTGGGGGTTATACGGCTGGATTATTCCACCTGATGACCCATGCTTACTTTAAAGCGATGTTATTCCTCGATTCTGGCTCTGTCATTCATGGAATGGAGGGAGTCGTCGGTCATGACCCCATTGTGGCGCAAGATATGCGGGTAATGGGGGGACTGAGAAAATATATGCCCATTACGGCTTTAACGTTTTTAATCGGAAATCTGGCCATTTGTGGAATTCCTCCCTTTGCTGGTTTCTGGTCAAAAGATGAGATCCTTCACCTAGCATTTGAAGCTAATCCGGCTTTATGGCTGGTAGGTTGGTTAACCGCAGGGCTAACCGCTTTTTATATGTTCCGAATGTATTTTATGACCTTTGAAGGGGAATTTCGGGGCAATAATATGGCTCTGCGGAAATTCGTAGCCGTTAACCGGGGATTTGCACCAGCCCAACCGGTTTTTGGGCCGGGAGCGATGGATGTCAAAGAATTAGACCATGATACTGATGAACAGGACCATGAACAGGATCATGATCATGGTCATGGTCATAGTCACTCTCCCCATGAGTCTCCTTTGACGATGACATTACCCCTGATGATCTTGGCGGTTCCTTCTACCCTCATTGGGTTGGTGGGTAAACCTTGGGAGAATTATTTTGAAGGTTTTATCTATCCCCCTGGGGAAGTTATCGAAGAAGCGGCTCACCATTTCGACTGGAATGAGTTTTACATTATGGGCGGCTCTTCTGTGGGCATTGCCTTAATTGGGATCACCCTTGCTTCTTTGATGTATCTCCACAAGAAGATTGATCCGGCTACGATCGTTCTTAAATTCCCCTCCCTCTACAAGCTCTCTCTCAATAAGTGGTACTTCGACGACATCTATGATCGCCTCTTTGTTCAAGGATCTCGTCGTTTGGCTCGTCAGATCATGGAAGTGGACTACCGAGTGATCGATGGAGCAGTTAATTTAACTGGACTAGCTACGATTATTAGTGGTGAAGGGTTGAAGTATTTAGAAAATGGTCGCGCCCAATTCTACGCTTTAATTGTTTTTGCGGCAGTGTTGGGTTTTGTGATTGTGTTTAGTGTGGTTTAA